From Hymenobacter sedentarius, a single genomic window includes:
- a CDS encoding phosphoribosylaminoimidazolesuccinocarboxamide synthase, with amino-acid sequence MNTLTHFASPQLPLLHRGKVRDSLRAPSGDRLIIVTDRLSAFDSVLETAIPHKGAVLNGLANFWFDKTQHIIPNHVIKLVDANAMLVKEAEPIKVEMVVRQYLTGSMWRGYQAGQRTFSGVTVPDGLTKNQPFPHSIVTPTTKEESDREITPENLVSEGWVTKELYDQMAVKSQMLFAVGSQLLAEKGIILVDTKYEFGLLNGKLILIDEMHTPDSSRFWSAKDYAQNPETAEQMDKEYVRQWLIANKQDGQYPRALTPEVAQEASRRYLDIYQRITGSALPTAETEATDAPHTGRHDSRARLLANLVQAGLVKDAWVNIVMSSPADKEHCLKIRDQFEGYGIFTQLRVTSAHKNGEVIADMAEIWNNSIEPGVIIAVAGFSNSLGGALAANVNVPVISCPSWKDYAELAMNLNSSVIMPSGTPNLTVVRPDNAAQAALRALNLPRLRERLNQDIKATKAKLKAADAELRVL; translated from the coding sequence ATGAACACGCTCACCCACTTCGCTTCTCCCCAACTCCCGCTGCTGCACCGCGGCAAAGTCCGCGACAGCCTGCGCGCACCCTCCGGCGACCGGCTCATCATCGTCACCGACCGTCTTTCGGCGTTTGATTCGGTGCTGGAAACGGCCATTCCGCACAAAGGCGCGGTGCTCAACGGCCTGGCCAATTTCTGGTTTGACAAAACCCAGCACATCATCCCGAACCACGTTATCAAGCTCGTGGATGCCAACGCTATGCTGGTGAAGGAGGCCGAGCCCATCAAGGTAGAGATGGTAGTGCGGCAGTACCTGACCGGGTCGATGTGGCGCGGCTACCAAGCCGGGCAGCGCACGTTTTCGGGCGTGACGGTGCCCGACGGGCTGACCAAAAACCAGCCCTTCCCGCACTCCATCGTGACGCCCACGACCAAGGAGGAATCGGACCGCGAAATCACCCCCGAAAACCTGGTGAGCGAAGGCTGGGTAACCAAAGAGCTCTACGACCAGATGGCGGTGAAGTCCCAGATGCTGTTTGCCGTGGGCTCGCAGCTGCTGGCCGAAAAGGGCATTATTCTGGTGGATACCAAGTATGAGTTTGGCCTGCTCAACGGCAAGCTGATTCTCATCGACGAGATGCACACGCCGGACTCGTCCCGGTTCTGGAGCGCCAAAGACTACGCCCAGAACCCCGAAACGGCTGAGCAGATGGACAAGGAGTACGTCCGCCAATGGCTCATCGCCAACAAGCAGGACGGCCAGTACCCCCGCGCCCTCACGCCGGAAGTGGCCCAAGAAGCCAGCCGCCGCTACCTCGACATCTACCAGCGCATCACCGGCTCGGCCCTGCCCACCGCCGAAACCGAAGCCACCGACGCGCCCCACACCGGCCGCCACGACTCCCGCGCCCGCCTGCTCGCCAACCTGGTGCAGGCCGGCCTGGTGAAGGACGCCTGGGTGAACATCGTGATGAGTTCGCCCGCAGATAAGGAGCACTGCCTGAAAATCCGAGACCAGTTTGAGGGCTACGGCATCTTCACGCAGCTGCGCGTTACGTCGGCTCATAAAAACGGTGAAGTCATTGCCGACATGGCCGAAATTTGGAACAACAGCATCGAGCCCGGCGTCATCATCGCCGTGGCTGGCTTCTCCAATAGCCTTGGCGGCGCGCTGGCGGCCAACGTAAACGTACCCGTCATTAGCTGCCCGTCGTGGAAAGACTACGCCGAGCTGGCCATGAACCTCAATTCGTCGGTTATCATGCCCAGCGGCACGCCCAACCTCACGGTGGTGCGCCCCGATAACGCCGCCCAGGCCGCCCTGCGCGCCCTGAACCTGCCCCGCCTGCGCGAACGGCTCAACCAGGACATCAAAGCCACCAAAGCCAAGCTGAAAGCCGCCGACGCGGAGCTGCGCGTGCTGTAG
- a CDS encoding nuclear transport factor 2 family protein — MTEQQARELIENYLEAYNLFDVAGMLSCLHPNVVFENVADGIVTLRTEGKAAFQTQAAQATELFMERHQHILAFRLHAECARVDIDYSAITAVDWPNGLKAGTMFQLTGQSVFNFQDGLITSIQDIS, encoded by the coding sequence ATGACGGAACAGCAAGCACGAGAGCTTATCGAAAACTACCTCGAAGCCTACAATCTCTTCGATGTGGCCGGAATGCTCTCGTGCCTGCATCCAAACGTAGTATTTGAGAATGTCGCCGATGGTATCGTGACGCTCCGAACCGAAGGAAAAGCTGCTTTTCAAACACAGGCGGCACAGGCAACGGAGTTATTTATGGAGCGGCACCAGCATATTTTGGCTTTTCGCTTGCATGCCGAATGCGCTAGAGTTGATATTGACTATTCTGCCATTACTGCTGTTGACTGGCCCAACGGTTTGAAAGCCGGCACCATGTTTCAACTCACTGGTCAATCCGTTTTTAATTTCCAAGACGGGCTCATTACTTCCATTCAAGACATCAGCTAA
- the purD gene encoding phosphoribosylamine--glycine ligase: MTPPIYTLLLLGSGAREHALAEKLTRDGATVHVLPGNAGIPNSHPDVNPLEFEAVKAFAQAHEAKLIVVGPEAPLAAGITDFFAGSDIKVFGPTRAAARLESSKVWSKDFMRRHGVATAQSWQYRSDSIAAARAKAAELGGHVVVKYDGLAAGKGVYVCSSLEEAEAALSELQTQFTGWFSFLLEEKLTGPEISIIGLTDGREIKLLATSQDHKQLLAGDQGPNTGGMGAYCPVPFANDNVLAAIRRDIIDPTLRGLQNEQFAFHGFLYFGIMLTPSGPKLLEYNVRLGDPEAEVLLPALDSSLLKLIEATLDGTLAKQTVRQRPGAFVGVVLASGGYPAPKFPTGFPIIGLDNLPAHVRAYHGATRLDAEGRLVTNGGRVLVLTAHGPDLEAATALAYEACARVTFQDAYYRPDIAQRPAPVLSASAVN; this comes from the coding sequence ATGACCCCACCAATTTATACCCTTCTACTCCTGGGCTCCGGCGCCCGCGAGCACGCGCTAGCCGAAAAGCTGACCCGCGACGGGGCCACGGTGCACGTGCTGCCTGGCAACGCCGGCATTCCGAACAGCCACCCCGACGTCAACCCGCTGGAATTTGAAGCGGTGAAAGCCTTTGCCCAAGCGCACGAAGCCAAGCTGATTGTGGTGGGCCCCGAGGCGCCGCTGGCGGCCGGCATCACCGATTTCTTTGCCGGCTCCGACATCAAGGTGTTTGGCCCAACCCGCGCCGCGGCCCGGCTGGAAAGCTCCAAGGTGTGGAGCAAGGACTTCATGCGCCGCCATGGCGTGGCTACGGCCCAGTCCTGGCAGTACCGGAGCGACAGCATCGCGGCGGCCCGCGCCAAAGCCGCCGAGCTAGGCGGGCACGTGGTGGTGAAGTACGACGGCCTGGCCGCCGGCAAAGGCGTGTACGTGTGCTCGTCGCTGGAAGAAGCCGAAGCGGCCCTGAGCGAGCTGCAAACGCAGTTTACGGGCTGGTTTTCCTTCCTGCTGGAAGAAAAGCTGACCGGCCCCGAAATCAGCATCATCGGCCTCACCGATGGGCGCGAAATCAAGCTGCTGGCCACCTCCCAGGACCACAAGCAGCTGCTGGCCGGCGACCAGGGCCCTAACACCGGCGGCATGGGTGCCTACTGCCCCGTGCCCTTCGCCAACGACAACGTGCTGGCCGCCATCCGGCGCGACATCATCGACCCCACGCTGCGCGGCCTGCAAAACGAGCAGTTCGCGTTTCACGGCTTCCTGTATTTCGGCATCATGCTCACGCCCAGCGGCCCCAAGCTGCTGGAATACAACGTGCGCCTCGGCGACCCCGAAGCCGAAGTGCTGCTGCCCGCTCTGGACAGCAGCCTGCTCAAGTTGATTGAAGCCACATTGGATGGCACGCTGGCCAAGCAAACCGTGCGGCAGCGGCCCGGCGCGTTCGTGGGCGTGGTGCTGGCTTCCGGTGGCTACCCGGCGCCGAAATTTCCCACCGGTTTCCCAATTATCGGGCTGGATAATTTGCCGGCGCACGTGCGGGCTTACCACGGCGCCACCCGGCTCGATGCCGAGGGCCGGCTCGTGACCAACGGCGGCCGCGTGCTGGTGCTCACCGCCCACGGCCCCGATTTGGAAGCGGCCACCGCCCTTGCCTACGAGGCCTGCGCCCGCGTCACCTTCCAGGATGCCTACTACCGCCCCGACATTGCCCAGCGTCCGGCGCCCGTGCTAAGCGCGAGCGCCGTAAATTGA
- the purN gene encoding phosphoribosylglycinamide formyltransferase has translation MSNLTPTEANHQASQFMGGASAGTLGEGHRRARLAILISGRGSNMLSLVQAAKSGVLQDLAEVAVVFSNKPDAPGLELAAAQGCPIASLPSQGRKRETFDAEAAAMLQQYQPDFVVLAGYMRILSPAFIQPFAGRILNIHPADTHQHQGLHAYEWAFDNKLTETKITVHLVDEGLDTGPILAQEPVDLRGAETLAEVERRGLAVEHRLYAETLAELIKKERHAERSEASRMQP, from the coding sequence ATGAGCAATCTTACTCCCACCGAAGCGAACCATCAGGCATCCCAGTTCATGGGCGGCGCAAGCGCGGGGACGCTCGGCGAAGGGCATCGGAGAGCCCGCCTGGCCATCCTGATTTCGGGGCGCGGCTCCAACATGCTGTCTTTGGTGCAAGCCGCCAAAAGCGGCGTATTACAAGACTTGGCCGAAGTGGCGGTGGTGTTCAGCAACAAGCCCGATGCGCCGGGTTTGGAACTAGCTGCGGCCCAGGGGTGTCCAATAGCTTCTTTGCCCAGTCAGGGCCGCAAGCGCGAAACGTTTGATGCCGAGGCGGCCGCGATGCTGCAGCAGTATCAGCCCGATTTTGTGGTGCTGGCGGGCTACATGCGCATCCTGTCGCCGGCGTTTATTCAGCCGTTTGCGGGGCGTATTCTCAACATTCATCCCGCTGATACGCACCAACACCAGGGCCTGCACGCCTACGAGTGGGCCTTCGATAACAAATTGACTGAAACCAAAATAACCGTGCATTTGGTTGACGAAGGTCTCGACACTGGGCCCATTCTGGCTCAAGAACCAGTGGACTTGCGCGGGGCCGAAACCCTGGCCGAAGTGGAGCGCCGCGGGCTGGCCGTGGAGCACCGGCTTTATGCTGAAACCCTGGCAGAATTAATCAAAAAAGAACGTCATGCAGAGCGCAGCGAAGCATCTCGCATGCAGCCGTAA
- the purF gene encoding amidophosphoribosyltransferase → MCGIVGFHGPDDVVADMVVGLTALQHRGQDAAGIATFDGSSFHLHKGQGLVNDVFKKKHVKKLKGNSGIGHVRYTTQGANDSNLAQPFTTSYPFGLAMVHNGNVINFRDVAKRLHEEYHVLPKTTNDLELIMYTFASELRVKNLANLSVVDIFDAVETTQDLVKGAYATITLIAGHGLLAFTDPLAIRPLVLGRRNTEGGPVYAFASESTCFDFLGFEFVENVGPGQAIFIDNNFQVHYKNPYELPKNFCAFEQIYFAREDSVIHGRLVARERVRLGKVLARKVANAGIKPDMVIDVPSSGYFSASGLAEAIGVPYRRALVKNNHMGRSFIVATQAGREDVVKKKLNPIREFVEGKKVAVVDDSIVRGTTSRRIVRLLRDAGATEVYFISSAPPIVSPCIYGIDMAMSTELIAANYTEDEICRYIEADKVIYQDLEDLQELFAEEKGHGGSCFACFSGKYPTGDVTHYLRHVQEERASHRPEKGKKNLSVSAKAPEPTEH, encoded by the coding sequence ATGTGTGGAATAGTAGGTTTTCATGGCCCCGACGACGTAGTGGCTGATATGGTGGTTGGCCTCACCGCCCTGCAGCACCGGGGGCAGGACGCGGCCGGCATTGCCACGTTCGACGGCTCCTCGTTCCACCTGCACAAGGGCCAGGGCTTGGTGAATGACGTGTTCAAGAAGAAGCACGTGAAGAAGCTGAAGGGCAACAGCGGCATTGGCCACGTGCGTTACACCACCCAGGGTGCCAACGACTCGAACCTGGCCCAGCCCTTCACCACGAGCTACCCGTTTGGCCTGGCGATGGTGCACAACGGCAACGTCATCAACTTCCGCGACGTGGCCAAGCGCCTGCACGAGGAATACCACGTGCTGCCCAAAACCACCAACGACCTGGAGCTCATCATGTACACCTTCGCGTCGGAGCTGCGCGTGAAAAACCTGGCTAACCTGTCCGTTGTCGATATTTTCGACGCCGTGGAAACCACGCAGGATTTGGTGAAAGGCGCCTACGCCACCATCACGCTCATTGCCGGCCACGGCCTGCTGGCCTTCACCGACCCGCTGGCCATCCGGCCCCTGGTGCTGGGTAGGCGCAATACCGAGGGCGGCCCCGTTTATGCGTTCGCCTCCGAAAGCACCTGTTTTGATTTTCTGGGGTTTGAGTTTGTTGAGAACGTGGGCCCGGGCCAGGCCATTTTCATCGACAATAACTTCCAGGTTCACTACAAGAACCCCTACGAGCTGCCCAAGAACTTCTGCGCCTTCGAGCAAATCTATTTTGCCCGGGAAGACTCCGTTATTCACGGCCGCCTGGTGGCCCGCGAGCGGGTGCGCCTGGGCAAGGTGCTGGCCCGCAAAGTGGCCAATGCCGGCATCAAGCCCGACATGGTGATTGACGTGCCCAGCAGCGGCTACTTCTCGGCCTCTGGCCTAGCCGAGGCCATTGGCGTGCCCTACCGCCGCGCGCTGGTGAAGAACAACCACATGGGCCGCTCCTTCATCGTGGCCACCCAGGCCGGCCGCGAAGATGTGGTGAAGAAGAAGCTCAACCCCATCCGTGAGTTTGTGGAAGGCAAGAAAGTGGCCGTAGTCGACGACAGCATTGTGCGCGGCACCACCTCGCGCCGCATCGTGCGCCTGCTGCGCGACGCTGGCGCTACCGAGGTGTACTTCATTTCCAGCGCGCCGCCCATCGTGTCGCCCTGCATCTACGGCATCGACATGGCCATGAGCACCGAGCTGATTGCGGCCAACTACACCGAAGACGAAATCTGCCGCTACATCGAAGCCGACAAAGTCATCTATCAGGATTTGGAGGATTTGCAGGAGCTGTTTGCGGAAGAAAAAGGCCACGGCGGCAGCTGCTTCGCCTGCTTCTCGGGCAAGTACCCCACCGGCGACGTAACCCACTACCTGCGCCACGTGCAGGAAGAGCGCGCCAGCCACCGCCCCGAAAAAGGCAAGAAAAACCTGTCGGTGAGCGCCAAAGCACCCGAGCCTACGGAACACTAA
- a CDS encoding AIR synthase-related protein translates to MSASPENPAGYSIEEGNAASRNAYNWSKKTFQNRKGKPGEPAQDLDGGFSNEIRFGAERLGISSDGIGTKIEVAERLNKYDTLGYDLIAMTADDLIAAGFVPTNLSNIIDVNHLNYDVVDQMMRGLHDAANFSQIAITGGEIAELGNRIGGWPGAKMNFNWCSTAIGVLHPSLAQPLSGKTAQAGHVVVALRSPSFRSNGYSLARKTLHKAFGDNWHEADYDGLDAGEYPTWGDAMLAPSLIYAPGVAALLDAGLPLHGVAHITGGGLADNFQRVLKNGLGAVLDNLFEPLPAMRRLCEIGDITPETAYLYWNMGTGMLLVTEEASAAAVVASLQASGYDAQVAGYLTAESGVTLRVGSGELRYA, encoded by the coding sequence ATGTCTGCATCCCCCGAAAACCCCGCCGGCTACTCCATCGAAGAAGGCAACGCCGCCTCGCGCAACGCCTACAACTGGTCGAAAAAAACCTTCCAGAACCGCAAAGGCAAGCCCGGCGAGCCAGCTCAAGACCTCGACGGCGGCTTCTCCAACGAAATCCGCTTCGGCGCGGAACGGCTGGGCATCAGCTCCGACGGCATTGGGACCAAGATTGAAGTGGCCGAGCGCCTGAACAAGTACGACACCCTCGGCTACGACCTCATCGCCATGACGGCCGACGACCTCATCGCCGCCGGCTTCGTGCCCACCAACCTTTCCAATATCATCGACGTGAACCACCTCAACTACGACGTGGTAGACCAGATGATGCGCGGCCTGCACGACGCCGCCAACTTCTCCCAAATCGCCATCACCGGCGGCGAAATTGCCGAGTTGGGCAACCGCATCGGCGGCTGGCCGGGCGCCAAGATGAACTTCAACTGGTGCTCCACCGCCATCGGGGTGCTGCACCCCAGCCTGGCCCAGCCCCTGAGCGGCAAAACCGCCCAAGCCGGCCACGTGGTAGTGGCCCTGCGCTCGCCTTCGTTCCGCTCCAACGGCTACTCGCTGGCCCGCAAAACCCTGCATAAAGCCTTCGGCGACAACTGGCACGAAGCCGACTACGACGGCCTCGACGCCGGTGAGTACCCGACCTGGGGCGATGCCATGCTCGCGCCCTCGCTCATCTACGCGCCCGGCGTGGCGGCCCTGCTCGATGCCGGCCTGCCGCTGCACGGCGTGGCCCACATCACTGGCGGCGGCCTGGCCGATAACTTCCAGCGCGTGCTTAAAAACGGCCTTGGCGCGGTATTGGATAACCTGTTTGAGCCCCTGCCTGCCATGCGTCGCCTCTGCGAAATCGGCGACATCACCCCCGAAACCGCTTACCTCTATTGGAATATGGGCACCGGCATGCTGCTGGTGACTGAAGAAGCATCAGCGGCTGCGGTAGTGGCGTCGCTGCAAGCCAGCGGGTACGATGCCCAAGTAGCCGGCTACCTCACCGCCGAAAGCGGCGTGACGCTGCGCGTGGGCTCGGGGGAGTTGCGGTACGCGTAG
- a CDS encoding nicotinate phosphoribosyltransferase, producing MNAAPLSGLYAPSLALVTDLYQLAMAYGYWQQGMQDREAVFHLYFRKAPFAGGYAVAAGLALAVDWVENLRFSDEDLTYLGSLTGSKGAALFPPEFLEYLRNLKFSCDIDAIAEGTVVFGNEPLLRVRGPLLQAQLLETALLTLINFQTLVATKAARIREATGPNDRVLEFGLRRAQGFDGGLGASRAAYLGGADATSNLLAGQRYGIPVRGTHAHSWVQAFPDETQAFSAYAQAFPDDSVFLVDTYDTIEGVRQAIKVARAMRANGHELAGIRLDSGDLAYLSREARAVLDEAGFTDTHIVASNDLEENLITSLKQQGARIDTWGVGTQLITAYNQAALGGVYKLAALRKADDSGWDFTLKLSEQVAKTSIPGILQVRRYLNEYGKPRADMLYNTAEPLPDQLTIIDPADITRRLAIKPETKFRELLEPVFRQGKRVLDLPTLAESRAHAQREVQSLDPSVRRFLNPHTFPVGLEMGLNDYRTKLILEKRPVRGA from the coding sequence ATGAACGCTGCTCCCCTCTCCGGGCTTTACGCTCCCTCGCTCGCCCTCGTCACCGACCTATATCAGCTCGCCATGGCCTACGGCTATTGGCAGCAGGGCATGCAGGACCGCGAGGCGGTGTTTCACCTGTACTTCCGCAAAGCGCCGTTCGCAGGCGGCTACGCCGTGGCGGCAGGCCTGGCGCTGGCCGTCGATTGGGTCGAAAACCTGCGCTTTTCCGACGAGGACTTGACCTATTTGGGCAGCCTCACCGGCAGCAAGGGCGCCGCGCTATTTCCGCCCGAATTCCTGGAGTACCTGCGCAACCTGAAGTTCAGCTGCGACATCGACGCCATTGCAGAAGGCACCGTGGTGTTCGGCAACGAGCCGCTGCTGCGGGTGCGCGGCCCCCTGCTACAAGCCCAACTGCTGGAAACGGCCTTGCTCACGCTCATCAACTTCCAGACCCTTGTGGCCACCAAAGCCGCCCGCATCCGCGAAGCCACCGGGCCCAACGACCGGGTGCTGGAGTTTGGCCTGCGCCGCGCGCAGGGGTTCGATGGCGGCCTGGGAGCCAGCCGGGCGGCTTACCTGGGCGGCGCCGATGCCACGTCCAACCTGCTGGCCGGGCAGCGCTACGGCATCCCGGTGCGCGGCACCCACGCCCACAGCTGGGTGCAGGCGTTTCCCGACGAGACGCAGGCATTTTCGGCCTACGCGCAGGCCTTTCCCGATGATTCCGTGTTTCTGGTTGATACCTACGACACCATCGAGGGCGTGCGCCAGGCCATTAAAGTGGCCCGCGCCATGCGCGCCAACGGCCACGAGCTGGCCGGCATCCGCCTCGATTCGGGTGACCTGGCCTACCTAAGCCGCGAGGCCCGCGCCGTGCTCGACGAGGCCGGCTTCACCGATACGCACATCGTGGCCAGCAACGATTTGGAGGAAAACCTCATCACCAGCCTCAAACAGCAAGGCGCCCGCATCGACACCTGGGGCGTGGGCACCCAGCTAATCACTGCTTATAACCAGGCTGCCCTCGGCGGGGTCTACAAACTGGCCGCCCTGCGCAAAGCCGACGATTCGGGCTGGGACTTCACGCTCAAGCTCTCGGAGCAAGTGGCCAAAACCAGCATTCCCGGCATCCTGCAGGTGCGCCGCTACCTCAACGAGTACGGCAAGCCCCGCGCCGACATGCTCTACAACACCGCCGAGCCCCTCCCCGACCAGCTCACCATCATCGACCCAGCCGACATCACCCGCCGCTTAGCCATCAAGCCCGAAACCAAGTTTCGCGAACTGCTGGAGCCCGTATTCCGCCAGGGCAAACGGGTATTGGACCTGCCCACGCTGGCCGAAAGCCGCGCCCACGCCCAGCGCGAAGTGCAAAGCCTGGACCCCAGCGTCCGCCGCTTCCTCAACCCCCACACCTTCCCGGTCGGGCTGGAAATGGGGCTGAATGACTACCGCACCAAGCTGATTCTGGAGAAGCGGCCGGTGCGTGGGGCGTGA
- a CDS encoding DUF1345 domain-containing protein, protein MPQTSAFFRFAHRVGQMHARYRVLLGLALGATAWLLAPAGIDSASRWVAAWDACAATTLVLVGMAVFTADAATIRKVANYEDPSRPLAFAFLVLASLASLLAVVALLGTMKSLPPGLVSRHVFLSAAAVLQSWMLVHTVFTLHYAHNYYDMDKAKGSDRGGLGFPGDDPEPDYLDFAYFAFTIGMAAQTADVTITGKRQRRTALVHAIISFGFNTAIVALSISALGGLLSLI, encoded by the coding sequence GTGCCACAAACCTCCGCCTTTTTTCGCTTTGCACACCGCGTGGGCCAGATGCATGCCCGGTACCGGGTGCTGCTGGGCCTTGCGCTGGGGGCTACGGCCTGGCTGCTGGCCCCGGCCGGCATCGACAGTGCCAGCCGCTGGGTGGCCGCTTGGGATGCCTGTGCGGCCACTACGCTGGTGCTCGTGGGCATGGCGGTGTTTACGGCCGATGCCGCCACCATCCGCAAGGTGGCCAACTACGAGGACCCGAGCCGGCCCCTGGCTTTCGCCTTTCTGGTGCTGGCCTCGCTGGCCAGCCTGCTGGCAGTGGTGGCCTTGTTGGGCACCATGAAATCGTTGCCGCCGGGCCTCGTGAGCCGGCACGTTTTCCTCAGCGCCGCGGCGGTGCTGCAGTCCTGGATGCTGGTGCATACCGTGTTCACGCTGCACTACGCCCACAACTACTACGACATGGACAAGGCCAAGGGCAGCGACCGGGGCGGCCTGGGCTTTCCCGGCGACGACCCCGAGCCCGATTACCTCGACTTCGCCTATTTTGCTTTCACCATCGGCATGGCTGCCCAAACCGCCGACGTCACCATCACCGGCAAGCGGCAGCGCCGCACGGCCTTGGTGCACGCCATCATTTCGTTTGGCTTCAACACCGCCATCGTGGCCCTGAGCATCAGCGCCCTGGGTGGCCTGCTGTCGCTCATTTAA
- a CDS encoding response regulator produces the protein MTRILLADDHTILRDGIRALLSADADLDVVGEASNGAEVLSILENTPVDVVLMDVQMPVLDGFATVPELRRRFPDVKVLVLTMLDHENYVTRMLEAGAQGYVLKNAAISEITYAIRTVAQGNPFLCTEIGLSMLYKAVAQSTTPNIAGLTDDSGDHHGADLTARELEVLKLIAEGLTNGEISDKLFTSKRTIETHRQNIIAKTQAKNTAALIKLAVSRGLIS, from the coding sequence ATGACCCGTATTTTGCTAGCCGATGACCACACCATTTTGCGCGACGGCATCCGGGCGCTGCTCTCTGCCGATGCCGACCTTGACGTAGTGGGCGAAGCCAGCAACGGCGCCGAAGTCCTGTCCATCCTCGAAAACACTCCCGTCGACGTCGTCCTGATGGACGTGCAGATGCCCGTCCTCGACGGTTTTGCCACGGTGCCCGAGCTGCGCCGCCGCTTCCCCGACGTAAAAGTGCTGGTGCTCACCATGCTCGACCACGAAAACTACGTGACCCGCATGCTGGAAGCCGGCGCCCAAGGCTACGTGCTCAAGAATGCGGCCATCAGCGAAATCACCTACGCCATTCGCACGGTGGCCCAAGGCAACCCCTTCCTGTGCACCGAAATCGGCCTGAGCATGCTCTACAAAGCAGTGGCGCAGTCTACTACCCCCAATATCGCCGGCCTCACCGACGACTCCGGCGACCACCACGGCGCCGACCTCACGGCCCGCGAGCTGGAAGTGCTCAAGCTCATTGCCGAAGGCCTCACCAACGGCGAGATTTCCGACAAGCTCTTCACCAGCAAGCGCACCATCGAAACCCACCGCCAGAACATCATCGCCAAAACCCAGGCCAAGAACACCGCCGCCCTTATCAAGCTCGCCGTGAGCCGGGGCCTGATTTCTTAG
- a CDS encoding LuxR C-terminal-related transcriptional regulator — MIRLLLTDGHPPAREALRIGIAPAAEIKIVGEASTGDELLAELAAATPAVVLLDLNLPGPDAFALLPALRRQYPQLRVLARGELTNEHYVTRAFDLGAHGYVLKSSRPAELVQGVKTVAAGRPFLCSSIGLALLTRLFVHSPVVSDAAREALGLSKREMEVLGLVAEGMTNAEIADKLFTSKRTVETHRQNIIAKTQAKNTAALIKLAARQGLLPE; from the coding sequence ATGATTCGCCTACTACTCACCGACGGCCATCCTCCTGCGCGTGAGGCCTTGCGTATCGGGATAGCGCCGGCAGCCGAAATAAAGATAGTGGGCGAAGCAAGTACCGGCGACGAACTGCTGGCCGAGCTGGCCGCTGCTACGCCCGCCGTGGTGCTGCTCGACCTGAATCTGCCCGGCCCCGACGCCTTTGCGCTGCTGCCGGCGCTGCGGCGCCAGTACCCCCAGCTGCGCGTGCTGGCCCGGGGCGAGCTGACCAATGAGCACTACGTGACGCGCGCTTTTGACCTGGGCGCGCACGGGTACGTCCTGAAAAGCTCGCGGCCTGCGGAGCTGGTGCAGGGCGTAAAAACCGTGGCCGCGGGCCGGCCCTTCCTGTGCTCGTCCATCGGCCTGGCCCTCCTGACCCGGCTGTTTGTTCACAGCCCGGTGGTCAGCGATGCGGCCCGCGAGGCCCTGGGCCTGAGCAAGCGCGAAATGGAGGTTTTGGGCCTGGTGGCCGAGGGCATGACCAACGCCGAAATTGCCGACAAGCTCTTCACCAGCAAGCGGACCGTGGAAACGCACCGCCAGAACATCATCGCCAAAACCCAGGCCAAGAACACTGCCGCCCTCATCAAGCTCGCCGCCCGCCAGGGCCTGCTGCCGGAATAG
- a CDS encoding KdsC family phosphatase, which translates to MKLADLTARARRIRLVLTDCDGVLTDGGVYYSERGEEMKRFSIRDGMGVVRLREFGIATGIVTGETSPSVRTRAAKLQIEELHLGIKDKPACLHSILARTGLAADEVAFIGDDTNDLDILSLVGLSACPGDATSFARAVVDFHCQTPGGHGCFRELAEFIIAAQQ; encoded by the coding sequence ATGAAACTAGCCGACCTCACCGCCCGCGCCCGCCGCATTCGCCTGGTGCTCACCGACTGCGACGGGGTGCTCACCGACGGCGGCGTGTACTACTCGGAGCGGGGCGAAGAAATGAAGCGCTTCAGCATCCGCGACGGCATGGGCGTGGTGCGCCTGCGCGAGTTCGGCATCGCCACGGGCATCGTCACCGGCGAAACCTCGCCTTCGGTGCGCACGCGGGCCGCCAAGCTTCAGATTGAAGAGCTCCACCTGGGCATCAAGGACAAGCCGGCCTGCCTGCACAGCATTCTGGCCCGCACCGGCTTGGCCGCCGACGAAGTTGCCTTCATCGGCGACGACACCAACGACCTGGATATCCTGAGCCTGGTGGGCCTGTCGGCGTGCCCCGGTGATGCCACGTCCTTCGCCCGGGCCGTCGTCGACTTTCATTGCCAGACGCCCGGCGGCCACGGTTGCTTCCGCGAACTGGCCGAATTTATCATTGCGGCGCAGCAGTAA